The stretch of DNA AAATTGGCACGTCGTCTGCCTGTGATCAGCACAATGGCGGCGGCCGTGAAAACTGCGGAAGACCACAAACTTAACAACTCTGATGATCCCATACGTCTGGCCTGTAAATTTATAGGCTTTTCCGGGTCAGTTTCACTACGGTGGCCAGCATTCCGACCGAACCAAGGGCGATGGATACATGTTCGCAGGTATTGAAGAAGGAATTCAGCCAGAATTCTTCGACAACCGTAAAGATGTTGGACAACAGCAAAAAAACGTAGGCCCCCATGAAATACCGGCGTCCCGGGAGTTCGGAACTCCGCAGGACGACATAAAAGAAGGGCCCCCCGGCGATGAAAATGACCATCACAAAAAATTCCGTCGACAGTGTCATGAATTGTTTTCTCCCTGCGGTTCACCCGCATGCACCCACCGGCGCCTGACCGCTGTTATGGAAAAGGCACAACACGACGATCGCACCGGTATCGCCCTTTGTAACCGGTTGCCGAAAGGTGACGCCAAAATAACGGTGGCATGGATATTTCCATTATAATTAATTGGTTATAATATATATCTGCATTGTTTCGCAATGGATGTCAAGCAATAATTGACGATTTCCCGCAGCAAGCGGCGGGGGATCGTCACCGTAAGGAATTCTGCATATTATGATTCGCGCGCTCACCCCGCAGCAAGCTGCAGGGAATGCGCTCGCTATCTCGGTTCAAAACATAAAAGCAGCGCAATTAGCACATAGCTTTAGGCCTCGTGTTCGGTTTATCCGGGGTAGGATGTTGTTTGTGCAACTTTGAGGTGAATTGTGGTACGATACCCCGGCATTTTATTAAGAAACGGACCCGCCCGATGTTCCCCAGGGAAATGGGGCCAACCCCTTGGCTTTACCCGTTCCCGGCATTGGTGTCAGCATACCCGATGGAGATTGATTTTGCGCTATGAAGGCCCGATATATCGACCGCCGAGTGAAGCCGACAGCCTTCTGATCCAGGCCACGGTGGGATGTCCGCACAACAAGTGCAGTTTTTGCATGGTCTACAAAAAAGGCCCGATGCTCAGGATTCGACCGGTCGCGGACATATGCGAGGATATCGACGCCGCCCTCGAGCGCTGCGGACCCGGGGTGCGCCGGTTTTTTTCCCGGCGGGCAACACGATCGCCATGCCGACCGCAGATCTGGCCGCCATATGCCGTTATTGCAGAAAGGCGTTCCCGGAACTCCGGCGCATCACGGTGTACGGATCTTCAGCGTACATCGTTGAAAAGGGGCTGGATGACATCCGGCTTCTGAAAAAGGCCGGCTTGAGCCGCATCCACGTGGGCCTTGAAAGCGGTGACGATGTGATCCCGAAGCGGGTAAAAAAAGGGGCGAATGCCGCGGAACAGATCCGGGCCGGCCAAATCGTCAAACGGGCCGGGATGCACCTCAACGATGGCGTTCGGGCGGGCAGGTGACCTTCAGGGTGCCAGCAATTCCCGCTGCCAGACGCCATTTGATGACACATGGCGCTCCCGGAGGTGCATCCAGTCGAGCCTTCCCTCCCAGAATTCCATTTTATCGGGAATCAGGCAATACCCGCCCCATGTGTCGGGGCAGGGGATCGGCTTTCCCTTGTATCGCCGTTTGACCTGATCAACCTTTGCGACCAGATCTTCTCTTTTCCGGATGACGCTGCTTTGGGGGAACGCGGCCGATGCCGCCTGGTTCGACCGCCTGCGGACTTTCCAGTCGGCTTCGGCCGCTTTGCGGGAAAGCCTCAAAACCCGGCCGTCGATGCGCACCTGGCGCGGGGGAAAATGCCAGTAAAAAACCATCACCGCCGACGGGTTGAGATCCAATTCTCTGCCCTTGCTGCTGGCATAGTCCGTATAAAAGGAAAAACCGCCGTGAACGACCCCTTTGAATAACACCGACCTGGCGGCGGGCCTGTGATCAGGCGTCACCGTCGCCAGGGTGGCGATGTCCGGCCGCAGAAGGGGTGACCAGGGAAGGGCGTCTGCCAGCAGGCGCCCGATTACCCGGATTTTCGAAAGCGGCCCTCCCTTACCCTCTTGGGCCTGCTCATACCATTGAGAGAAAATGGTTACAGGGTCCGTTATGGTATCATTTTTTGCCACAGTCACATCCGGTGGAGACGTTGCCCCGTGTTTTTTCACGATCATGTTGAAAACCGCTTTCCGAGCGTACTGTATCACAAAATTGGTGAACAGGGCGAACCGTTAATCGAGATAACCGAAACTTGACCAAACCCTAACCATTTTGTATATCTTCGTGATCGTACTAATTCTCATTTTGCCTGTGTCATTTTCTGAATCTCTGTTCCTCAGCAAGTTGATACCATGTCCACTGAATGAAACGTCACACGTAGGCTCAGAGCAATTCTCAGTGCCGATATAATTGGAAGGTTACGAAGGGGAAAATCATGATGAAATCTGCATTGACGGCTATTGCCATCCCACTGGTGCTGTTCGTCCTCTTGAGCGCATGTGCAGCACCGGTGCTTCAGCCGATGGAAGAGAAAACATCGTCCATGAAAATTACAATTGAAGAAATAAACAAATTAGAAGAAAAAATTGAAAAGGCCAAAAAGGAAGAACTGGACGTTTTATCGCCGCGTTGGTTTGCAAAAGCGGAAACTTCCTGTGGGAAGGCGAAGTCCAAAGCCGAAAAAGGGGCGGTGCTGAAGGATATTCGCGAAGACTTGGCGGACGCAACCGCTTATTTGATAAAGGCCGAAAAGTCAGCAGCTGTTGCGAGGACAACCATGGCCCAAGCCATCGAAAGTCGACGTCTGGCCCGCGTTGCCGGCGCAACCGAGTTGGGCAGGCGATACGACAAAGTGGAAGAACGATTTTTAAAACTTACTGCGGCAGTTGAGAAAAACCGTACACATTACACCGAAAAAAATGCCCCAAAAGTCAGCGAAGCCTTTCGCGACCTGGAATTGATCGCTATCAAGAACAAAACCATCGGGGAGGTAGGCGACGCCATTCAACAAGCCGAAGAGAGTGGGGCGAAAAAATATGCCCCCCAAGCGCTTGAAACGGCCCAACGCCATTTTAATGAAACGAATGAATTTATCACTGCAAACCGGTATGCAACAGATGAAATGCAAAAAAAAGCCGCCGAGGCCATGTTTTTTACCAAACGAGCGCTGGTTCTTTCGGACCTGAACAAACGGCTTGAAAAGATGACGCCGGAAGAAACCTCTTTATGGATGGAAGGTATCGTAAAAAAGATCACCGCCAGGTTGTCCGCCCGGGATTCACGCGATATGGATATGGATTCTCAGGTGACGAACATTCTGGATTCTATAACATCACTGCAGGAGAACAATAGGCTGATTGCCCAAAAACTGTTGTCGACACAGAATGAACTCGAGGAAACGAAGACCGCCTCGGACAGCCAAATTCAAGCATTCAACCAGGCCTTGGCATCGTACCAGAGCAAAAGCATACAGGATCAGAAAACCAAAGAGCGCATTTTGGCGGAAAAGATAGCCACCGAGACAAAATTGGAATCCGAAAGGCAATTCAATCAGAAGTTCATCGAGATACAAAGCTATTTTCGTCCGAACGAGGCCGACGTGTACAAAAGGGGTAATCAACTCATCATACGCTTGAAAGGGATGAAATTCCCGGTTGGGCAGGCGTTCATCATGCAGGAGAACTACAGATTGCTGAGCAAGGTCCAACGCGCTATCGGTGAATTTGAAAATCCCTCCGCTGTGATCGAGGGGCACACTGACAGCACGGGGATCAAAGAAGCCAATGACATATTGTCCCGGAAGAGGGCTAGTGCGGTTAAAGAATACCTGATAGCGAACGGGACGCTCCCTGCTGACAAGATTTTCAGCAGGGGCTATGGATCCGAAAAACCCCTGGCTTCCAATGCGACGCCCGAAGGCCGTGAAGCCAATCGGCGCATCGATGTGATTGTTACGCCGGATATCAAGCTGAACCAATAGTGATGCGCTCGGTGGCCGTACGGACTTTGAAAGGAGATAACGATGTTAAACGAACTGTGTGGCTGGTGCGGCAGGATCCTCAGGGTGGATCTCGGGAGCGGCGAAATCGACCACTTGGAAACTCGACATTACGCCGACAAATATCTCGGCGGCAGGGGGATCGCAAGCCGTATCTATTGGGAAGCGGTTGGGCCGGCGGTGAGGGCCTTCGATCCTGAAAACCATCTGATTTTTATGACCGGACCGCTGGGGGCGACCGGTGCCCAGGCGGCTTCCAGGATGTTTGTGGCGGGCAAATCGCCCATGCTGAAACCGGAAGGGTTTTGCTACGGCAATGTGGGGGGCTTTTTCGGCCCGTACCTGAAAAAGGCGGGTTACGACGGATTGGTGATTTTGGGACGGGCCAGGAAACCGTCCTACCTCTGGATTCACGACGATGATGTCAACATAATGGATGCCGCGGACATTTGGAGGTCCGGTGCGTATGCGGTGAGAGATTGTCTTAAGCAAAAACACGGCAGGCAGGTCCGTTTTATCACCACCGGGGTGGCTGGTGCAAACCTGTGCCGCAGCGCCACCGTGGTCACAGACAATGAGGGCAGCGCCACCGGCGGCTGGGGTGCCGTTATGGGGTCCAAAAATTTAAAGGCGGTTGCCGTGCTGGGAAGCGGCACGCCCAAGGTGGCAAACCCGGAAGCGTTGAAGAAACTGAACAAAAAGGTCGTTCACCTGAGCAAGCGCAATGCCTGGTCACCGTTTCCCGAAGACCA from Deltaproteobacteria bacterium encodes:
- a CDS encoding pyridoxal 5'-phosphate synthase, whose product is MAKNDTITDPVTIFSQWYEQAQEGKGGPLSKIRVIGRLLADALPWSPLLRPDIATLATVTPDHRPAARSVLFKGVVHGGFSFYTDYASSKGRELDLNPSAVMVFYWHFPPRQVRIDGRVLRLSRKAAEADWKVRRRSNQAASAAFPQSSVIRKREDLVAKVDQVKRRYKGKPIPCPDTWGGYCLIPDKMEFWEGRLDWMHLRERHVSSNGVWQRELLAP
- a CDS encoding OmpA family protein produces the protein MMKSALTAIAIPLVLFVLLSACAAPVLQPMEEKTSSMKITIEEINKLEEKIEKAKKEELDVLSPRWFAKAETSCGKAKSKAEKGAVLKDIREDLADATAYLIKAEKSAAVARTTMAQAIESRRLARVAGATELGRRYDKVEERFLKLTAAVEKNRTHYTEKNAPKVSEAFRDLELIAIKNKTIGEVGDAIQQAEESGAKKYAPQALETAQRHFNETNEFITANRYATDEMQKKAAEAMFFTKRALVLSDLNKRLEKMTPEETSLWMEGIVKKITARLSARDSRDMDMDSQVTNILDSITSLQENNRLIAQKLLSTQNELEETKTASDSQIQAFNQALASYQSKSIQDQKTKERILAEKIATETKLESERQFNQKFIEIQSYFRPNEADVYKRGNQLIIRLKGMKFPVGQAFIMQENYRLLSKVQRAIGEFENPSAVIEGHTDSTGIKEANDILSRKRASAVKEYLIANGTLPADKIFSRGYGSEKPLASNATPEGREANRRIDVIVTPDIKLNQ